In Elaeis guineensis isolate ETL-2024a chromosome 1, EG11, whole genome shotgun sequence, a genomic segment contains:
- the LOC105033436 gene encoding uncharacterized protein yields MDAMDTDTSDHRDMEGEDAGDGPAGGHRRDAHESAWNLLVLARQLINQGKPSLALQTVLAAMRAEGGEQAVFHTLNRARALYRNKMQANAAVDELASLFAECVIAEAQPVGSEPPQPHAAVPSTLLDANDTSILAMTGRKQIMLNAFADGSSFVCLQCGGLVSNLRKEEHLAYWCSQV; encoded by the exons ATGGATGCTATGGATACCGACACGAGCGATCACCGGGATATGGAGGGGGAGGACGCCGGCGACGGGCCGGCCGGCGGCCATCGCCGCGATGCCCACGAGAGCGCGTGGAATCTACTCGTCTTGGCGCGCCAGCTCATCAACCAGGGGAAGCCCTCTCTCGCTCTCCAAACC GTATTGGCAGCCATGAGAGCTGAAGGTGGAGAACAAGCTGTCTTCCATACTCTAAACCGTGCACGTGCACTCTACAGGAACAAAATGCAAGCTAATGCTGCTGTGGATGAACTGGCCTCCTTGTTTGCGGAATGTGTTATAGCTGAAGCACAGCCTGTAGGATCTGAGCCACCACAGCCTCATGCAGCTGTTCCTTCTACTCTTCTTGATGCTAATGACACCTCCATACTTGCGATGACTGGGAGGAAGCAGATTATGTTAAATGCCTTTGCAGATGGAAGCAGCTTTGTCTGTTTGCAGTGTGGAGGCCTTGTCAGCAATCTACGCAAGGAGGAACATCTGGCATACTGGTGTAGTCAGGTCTGA